The Arachidicoccus terrestris genome includes the window TCAGTTATTATACCAATAAATCCAAAAATCAAATACTGAAAATCCCCATTCCTAACTCCACGGGTTATGGGTTCAAAGTTGTCAATGCTGGCGTTATCCGTAACAGAGGAATTGAGTTGAGCCTGAGAGGAACTCCTATAAAAACGAATAATTTCAGCCTGGAGCTATACGGTACTTATTACAAGAACAACAGTATGGTATTGTCCTTGATGGATGGCGTTTCTCAGGTGACTATCGGAGGATTCAATGGTATGGCAATCGTTGCGGCAGTAGGTCATCCATATGGAGAATTCTATGCAGTGACCAATCAGACGGATGGCCAGGGACATACTGTCGTAAGTGCCAAAAACGGTATTCCATTGCAGACATCAGAAGCGCAATATCTGGGAAGTTATAATCCAGATTATCAGGCATCATTTGGTGGCAAGGCGCAGTATAAAAACTGGACTTTGGGATTCTTGTTTGATACAAAACAAGGCGGTGTATTTTATAGTCAAACCAAGAGTTATATAGACTTTAATGGTACGGCTCTTGAAACAGGAGGAAACCGCAATCCACAAATTTGGCCAAATTCTGTTATCAATACAGGAACTGCAGAAAATCCGGTATATGAAACAAATACCTCTGCTAAATATATCAAGCAAACTTATTTTGGCAGCTATATCCCTGCGGGTATGAATGTTATTGATGGCTCTTTTGTCAAATTGCGTACATTATCGTTAGATTATCGTGTGCCGACAGCAGCACTTGAACACACTCCATTCGGCTCTTTGAGTGTTGGCCTCTACGGAAATAATCTCTTTATCTGGACACCTTCCTCTAATCAGTTTGTAGATCCGGAAATGAACTCTACCGGTTCTGGTAACGAGCAGGGTTTCGATTTTGCAGCACAGCCTTCTGTGCGCAACTATGGTGTAAATATTAAGGTAACTTTCTAAACAAGAAAAAAATGAATAAGTTTCAAAATAAAATCCGGTATATCCTTGCAGTCGTTTGCAGCCTGGTTGTTCTGGGCGCCGTGACAGGCTGTAGCAAGTTTCTGGACGTCAATGAAAACCCGAATAATCCTGAGAGTGCATCACCTGATTTACTTTTACCTACGGCACAGGTTTCTTTGGGTATAACTGTCGGCAATAGTTTCCAAATCTATGGGAGCATGTTGAGCCAATATTGGACACAAAGTCCCAGTTCAAGTCAATATAAGACAATTGATCAGTATGCATTCACGAATGCAAACTTTAATTATCCCTGGATATTCCTCTACCGTGATGCCTTGATTAATTTGCAATTGATCATAGACAATTCAAATGAATATCAACAGCAGTATGCAGCTATCGCTTATATATTAAAGGCCTATAGTTTACAACTAGCAACAGATGCTTTTGGTGACGTGCCTAATAGTTCGGCGTTACAGGGTGCGGAGGGAGAAACAAGCCCGACTTATGATAAACAGGAACTTGTTTACGACAGCATTTTCCAGTATCTGAAGAAAGGGAAATCAATGATTGATGCAGGTAGTGAACTTGCACCAGGCTCTGAGGATTTACTTTTTGCAGGAGACATGCAAAAATGGGAGCAATTTGCCAATACACTGGAATTAAGAGCCTACTTAAGGTTATCCCAAATAGATCCTGCAAAAGCAAAAGCTGGTGTGGCAAAACTGTATTCAGAGAAGGCGGCTTTTCTGGAAGAAGATGCAGCATTGCAGTATTCTACAACAGGAGGAAACCAAAACCCGTTATATATTAACATGGTAGGTCTTGGAAAAACCCAGAATCTGGTTGCCAGCGGAACGATCATTCATGCATTTAAAAGAAATGATGACCCCAGGATGAATGTACTTTTTGATAAAATTAGTGGCCAGGACACGATTGCATATATTTCACAAGGAGATTATGAGAATAATTCTACGAAGAAAGTTTCTCCCCCGTCAGCGCTTGTGGCTGGCAATGCGCAAGATGATAACTCTGCTTTGGCTCCTGTACGGCTGATCTCTGCTTCAGAAAGCTATTTTTTACAGGCCGAAGTGGTTGCCAGAGGTTGGGGCAAAGGAAGTTTGTCCGCTGAGGCTCTTTTCAAAAAAGGAATCGAAGCTAGTTTTGACGCAGATGGCATCAGTAGTGACGCTGCGGACTACATTAAGGAGGCCCCTGATGCTGTTTTCCCAACAGGCACCTCTGATCAGATCAAAGCAATTATTACGCAAAAGTATTATGCGATGTGTGGAAGCCAGGGATTTGAGGCATGGACCGAATGGAGAAGAACGGGATTCCCGGATTTCTTTACTGAATCGGTAGCGGCGCAAGGGCTTGATTTTCCAAAGCGTTTTCTGTATCCGAATTCTGAGGTTACCAGCAACCTGAATTATCCGGGAACTGTATCTATGGATAAGCCAGTTTGGTGGGATAAATAGGCCATTTTAAGAAATTCTCTGAAAAAAGTGCAAATTGTTTACTCAATTTTTCTGAGCAGACAGTTTGCACTTTTTTTTAAAGATTAAAGAATTTAAGATATAAAAATAAATGGCATAACTTCCTACTAAACAATAGCATACGGCTTCTCTTTTTATACATATGTGAAAAATACATATTAATAATGTGCTTTATATCATTGCTTTAAATCAGAAAATCATAAGGAAAGGTCAAAAAGAAATGACTAATCGTTAAATAAAATAAAATAATTGTCTTAATTTCACCTCGAGAAGAGGTTCCAAAACAGCAATTTAAGCACATTCTTAGATTGTTTTTTTGTTTCAAATTCTCATTACTAACTATTGTTGGTTTGTAATTTTAAAAGAACAAAAATAAAAGTACATGAGACAAAAACTTTTATTACTGT containing:
- a CDS encoding SusD/RagB family nutrient-binding outer membrane lipoprotein, producing MNKFQNKIRYILAVVCSLVVLGAVTGCSKFLDVNENPNNPESASPDLLLPTAQVSLGITVGNSFQIYGSMLSQYWTQSPSSSQYKTIDQYAFTNANFNYPWIFLYRDALINLQLIIDNSNEYQQQYAAIAYILKAYSLQLATDAFGDVPNSSALQGAEGETSPTYDKQELVYDSIFQYLKKGKSMIDAGSELAPGSEDLLFAGDMQKWEQFANTLELRAYLRLSQIDPAKAKAGVAKLYSEKAAFLEEDAALQYSTTGGNQNPLYINMVGLGKTQNLVASGTIIHAFKRNDDPRMNVLFDKISGQDTIAYISQGDYENNSTKKVSPPSALVAGNAQDDNSALAPVRLISASESYFLQAEVVARGWGKGSLSAEALFKKGIEASFDADGISSDAADYIKEAPDAVFPTGTSDQIKAIITQKYYAMCGSQGFEAWTEWRRTGFPDFFTESVAAQGLDFPKRFLYPNSEVTSNLNYPGTVSMDKPVWWDK